CCTCCGCGTGTGACAGATCCACTTCCGCCAGTGCGCGTTCCAGCTGTTTCTCGATCTCGGTGCGCCGCTCACGGGTGACGGCGGGGTCGGACTCCAGGCGCTTGCGCGCCTCGGTGACGACATTGCGCAGCCGGACGGGGTCCTGTCCGTTCTCCGGCTCGCGGCGGTGCGTCGGGGTCAGCACGGACACCGCCGGGTAGGGACGCGGGCGCCGAAGTTCGGCCAGGGTCGCGGGACTCAGTGCGTGCTCCATGACAGCACGATAGGGCGGATTCACGAGTACGGCATTCGGGGTGACCCCCACCCCGTGCGCTGTGCGAATTCCCCGGTCGGAGCCGGTGACGCGGCACCGCGCGGCCGGATACCGTACCCGTCAGTAACCGGATCGCAGCGCACCCCAGGAGGCCTCACATGCCGCAGCTCGAAGTCGACGGAGCGGCCCTGACGTACGACGACGAGGGCCCCCGTGACGCACGGGAGGTGCCCCTGGTGTTCGTCCACGGCTGGACCGCGAACCGGCACCGCTGGGACCACCAGATCGCGCACTTCTCCGGAAGACGCCGGGTGATCCGGCTGGACCTGCGCGGGCACGGCGAGAGCACCGGCGCCGGGGTGCGCACGATCGCGGAGCTGGCGCGGGACGTCCTGGCCCTCCTCGACCACCTGGCCGTCGAACGGTTCGTGCTGGTCGGCCACTCGATGGGCGGGATGATCGCGCAGACCATCGCGCTGGCCCACCCCGAGCGGGTGGAGCGGATGGCGCTGGTGGGCTCCATCGGCCGGATGACGTACAGCCGGGGCCGGGGCCTGCTCATGGCCGCCTCCACCCTGGTGCCGTACCGGCTGTTCGTCGCCGCCAACATCCAGCGCGCCTTCGCGCCCGGCCATCCGCGCGAGGAGATCCGCGCCCACATCCGCGCCTCCGCCGCGACCCCGCGCGAGGTCGTGATGGCGCTGTACGGCGCGATGCGCGCCTTCGACGTCCTCGACCGGGCCGGCGAGATCCGCACGCCCACCCTGATGGTGCACGGCTATCACGACGTCCAGCTGCCGGTGCGGCAGATGCTGCGGATGGCCAAGGCCTATCCGGACGCGGTCGTCCGCATCCTCGACGCGGGTCATGAGCTGCCGCTGGAGAAGCCGGCCGAGCTGACCGCCGTGCTGGACCGGTTCGTGAGCGAAAAGCCCTGACCCGCGCGGCGCTTGGTGAAGTTTTTTCCTGTGGCCGGTTCGTTACGGCAGAGGCGCGGTGGCATGGACTTCGCGGGATGTCGCGTCGGCAAAACGCGGCCGAAACCAGGGGGCTCGTGGGTCGTCCGTGTTACCGCCGAGTTGACTGCCTGGGGCAACTGACGGAGGCTCGTCGCATAGGTGCTCGATACAACTGGTTTGCCGGCCGGGTCCTCGGTTCACTCGGGAACGCCCAGGTGAGCGGGGAGTCGGCGGTGAGCCGGAGGCAGGAGGCAGCGCATGTGCGGCATCACCGGATGGGTCTCCTTCGACCGTGACCTGACCACAGAGACCCCCACATTGCATGCGATGACCGAGACGATGGCCTGCCGCGGTCCGGACGACCGCGGCACCTGGGCCGAGGGCCCGGCAGCCCTGGGTCACCGGCGGCTCGCGATCATCGACCTCCCCGGCGGCCGTCAGCCGATGTCCCTGGCGACCCCGGAGGGAACCGTCGCCATGGTGTACTCCGGGGAGTCGTACAACTTCACCGAACTGCGCCGGGAACTCGAAGGCCGCGGCCACCGGTTCGTCACCGACTCCGACACCGAGGTCGTCCTGCACGGCTATGTCGAATGGGGTGACGCGGTCGCCGAACGGCTCAACGGGATGTACGCGTTCGCCGTGTGGGACGGCCGTCACGACAAGCTCGTGATGATCCGCGACCGCATGGGCATCAAGCCGTTCTACTACTACCCCACCTCCGACGGCGTCCTGTTCGGCTCCGAGCCCAAGGCGATCCTCGCCAACCCGCAGGCCCGCCGCCGGGTCACGCTCGACGGGCTGCGGGAACTGCTCGTGCTGATCAAGACGCCCGGACACGCGGTCTGGGACGGCATGCGCGAGGTCGAACCCGGCACGGTCGTCACCGTCGACCGCTCCGGCCTGTCCACCCGTGTCTACTGGCGCCTCGAGACCCGTGCGCACACCGACGACCGCGACACCACCATCGCCACCGTGCGCTCGCTGCTCGACGACATCGTGCGCCGCCAGCTGGTCGCCGACGTCCCGCGCTGCACCCTGCTCTCCGGCGGCCTCGACTCCTCGGCCATGACCGCGATCGCCGCCCGGCAA
Above is a genomic segment from Streptomyces fodineus containing:
- a CDS encoding alpha/beta fold hydrolase yields the protein MPQLEVDGAALTYDDEGPRDAREVPLVFVHGWTANRHRWDHQIAHFSGRRRVIRLDLRGHGESTGAGVRTIAELARDVLALLDHLAVERFVLVGHSMGGMIAQTIALAHPERVERMALVGSIGRMTYSRGRGLLMAASTLVPYRLFVAANIQRAFAPGHPREEIRAHIRASAATPREVVMALYGAMRAFDVLDRAGEIRTPTLMVHGYHDVQLPVRQMLRMAKAYPDAVVRILDAGHELPLEKPAELTAVLDRFVSEKP